A window of the Streptomyces sp. NBC_00250 genome harbors these coding sequences:
- a CDS encoding PTS sugar transporter subunit IIA, protein MTTVTSPLAGRAIGLAAVPDPVFSGAMVGPGTAIDPVREPSEAVSPIDGVIVSMHPHAFVVVDDEGHGVLTHLGIDTVQLNGEGFELLVKKGDTVTRGQAVVRWDPAAVEAAGKSPICPIVALEATADSLSSVVEDGEVKAGDQLFGWS, encoded by the coding sequence ATGACAACCGTGACGTCGCCGCTTGCTGGACGCGCCATCGGTCTCGCCGCAGTTCCCGACCCGGTCTTCTCCGGTGCGATGGTCGGTCCCGGTACCGCCATCGATCCCGTACGTGAGCCCTCGGAGGCCGTCTCCCCCATCGACGGGGTCATCGTCTCCATGCACCCGCACGCGTTCGTCGTCGTCGACGACGAGGGCCACGGTGTGCTGACGCACCTCGGCATCGACACCGTTCAGCTCAACGGGGAGGGCTTCGAGCTCCTCGTGAAGAAGGGTGACACCGTGACGCGCGGCCAGGCGGTCGTGCGCTGGGACCCCGCTGCGGTCGAGGCCGCCGGCAAGTCCCCCATCTGTCCCATCGTGGCCCTCGAGGCCACTGCGGACTCGCTCTCCTCTGTCGTCGAAGACGGCGAAGTGAAGGCCGGCGACCAGCTCTTCGGCTGGAGCTGA
- a CDS encoding aminotransferase class I/II-fold pyridoxal phosphate-dependent enzyme, with amino-acid sequence MAAQYAIEGTTAKGIAASVERGVTEGGLSPGDLLPPVRRLADTLGVSPGTVATAYKELRQRGLIVTRGRGGTVVADVPSVASRRPPRVPQGLVDLAGGHPDPAFLPVLRPPSTVTPVYGSHRAAPRLAVLEEVTRQWFARDEVPARHVTFAHGALDCIARLLSTELRPGDAVAVEDPGFHHLLDLVPALGLRMVPVAVDGEGLVPESLRTALRGGVRAVVCSPRGQCPTGAFFTRSRRDELVAVLREFPEVLVVEDDHNAEVGGAAAYTLAAAGLERWAQVRTVSKHLGIDLRWAGVACDAVTLARHDGRMLMTSGWVSHVLQESVSGLFRDEAVRALVADGETAYAERRAALIGALGAHRIRAVGASGLNVWVPVRDESAVVNGLRTQGWWVAAGARFRIAAPPAVRITTSTLAPEDAPRLAADFAEVLGDAQATYGG; translated from the coding sequence GTGGCAGCACAATATGCGATCGAAGGTACGACGGCCAAGGGGATTGCCGCGTCCGTGGAACGGGGCGTCACCGAGGGCGGGCTCTCCCCCGGCGACCTCCTGCCGCCCGTGCGGCGGCTCGCCGACACGCTGGGGGTGAGCCCGGGAACGGTCGCGACGGCCTACAAGGAGCTGCGGCAGCGGGGGCTGATCGTCACGCGGGGTCGGGGCGGCACGGTCGTCGCCGACGTACCGTCCGTGGCCTCGCGGCGTCCGCCGCGGGTACCGCAGGGTCTGGTGGACCTGGCCGGCGGGCATCCCGACCCGGCCTTCCTGCCCGTACTGCGGCCCCCGTCGACGGTCACCCCGGTGTACGGGTCCCATCGCGCCGCGCCTCGGCTCGCGGTGCTCGAAGAGGTGACCCGGCAGTGGTTCGCGCGGGACGAGGTGCCGGCGCGGCACGTGACGTTCGCGCACGGGGCGCTCGACTGCATCGCGCGGCTCCTCTCGACGGAGCTGCGGCCCGGTGACGCGGTGGCCGTGGAGGATCCCGGCTTCCACCATCTGCTCGATCTGGTGCCCGCGTTGGGGCTGCGGATGGTCCCGGTGGCCGTGGACGGTGAGGGGCTCGTACCCGAGTCGCTTCGGACGGCGCTCCGGGGCGGGGTGCGCGCGGTGGTGTGCAGTCCTCGGGGGCAGTGTCCGACCGGGGCGTTCTTCACCCGGTCGCGGCGGGACGAACTGGTGGCGGTGCTCCGGGAGTTCCCGGAGGTGCTCGTCGTCGAGGACGACCACAACGCGGAGGTCGGCGGGGCCGCGGCGTACACGCTCGCGGCGGCGGGGCTCGAACGATGGGCGCAGGTGCGCACCGTGTCGAAGCATCTCGGGATCGACCTGCGGTGGGCCGGGGTCGCGTGCGACGCGGTGACGCTCGCGCGGCACGACGGGCGGATGCTGATGACCTCGGGCTGGGTCAGTCACGTCCTCCAGGAGTCGGTGTCCGGCCTGTTCCGCGACGAGGCGGTACGCGCGCTCGTGGCGGACGGCGAGACGGCGTACGCGGAGCGGCGCGCGGCCCTGATCGGCGCACTGGGGGCGCACCGGATCCGGGCGGTCGGGGCCAGCGGGCTGAACGTGTGGGTGCCGGTGCGGGACGAGTCGGCGGTCGTCAACGGGTTGCGGACGCAGGGCTGGTGGGTGGCCGCGGGGGCGCGGTTCCGGATCGCCGCCCCGCCGGCCGTACGGATCACGACGTCGACGCTCGCGCCCGAGGACGCGCCGCGCCTGGCGGCGGACTTCGCCGAGGTGCTGGGGGACGCGCAGGCGACGTACGGCGGGTGA
- a CDS encoding serine protease, protein MNDSSTPSRTPRGANRRTVLRTLAVVAVLGGTTLSALPPTATASAATPETYALTIRHLDRAGAATGDYRTNVTGISGPGADASASPHDPSGTVTVRLPKGRYLLDSTLSGAEQATGTDWIVQPRLDLDHDTTVTVDARTTAPVDVRPPESGARYLHSMAFVEATHAGTTRSANIMMSSGDLRVAHLGPAAESGSVKEWIDTYWSGARADYALGYVFTSARALTGLVRHPSAASLATVKVRGAAPEGVTGTGFVDIQPSAGPTVGLVQPLPLPGTATFLVTPERGLWDLGYTGPAAPETPPNRYAANGIAVRAGATTTHTFDNAVFGPALDTAPGARPAGVRDGDSLALDIPLLADGDGHVPTAPRFHSATTTLHRDGLLIGTSQGDPGRATFTTTPGRASYRLTATATRGDGTPASGRVTAAWTFTSAAASRPAALPLSTVRFAPALDLDGTAPAGTLVRVPVTVQGAAVETGIRSLTVSMSTDNGTTWTRVPVVNDEAGFRTPGPGRSVSLRAELTDTQGNTLTQTLTNAYRTR, encoded by the coding sequence ATGAACGATTCCTCGACACCCAGCCGTACGCCCCGGGGCGCGAACCGTCGCACGGTCCTGCGCACCCTGGCCGTGGTCGCCGTACTGGGAGGCACGACCCTCTCCGCCCTGCCCCCGACGGCGACCGCCTCGGCCGCGACCCCGGAGACGTACGCGCTGACCATCCGTCATCTCGACCGCGCGGGCGCCGCCACCGGCGACTACCGGACGAACGTCACCGGCATCTCGGGCCCCGGCGCCGACGCCTCCGCCTCGCCCCACGACCCGTCCGGCACGGTCACCGTCCGCCTGCCCAAGGGCCGCTACCTGCTCGACTCCACCCTTTCCGGTGCCGAGCAGGCCACCGGAACCGACTGGATCGTCCAGCCCCGCCTGGACCTGGACCACGACACGACGGTCACCGTCGACGCCCGTACGACCGCCCCCGTGGACGTCCGCCCGCCGGAGTCCGGCGCCCGCTACCTGCACAGCATGGCGTTCGTCGAGGCCACCCACGCGGGCACGACCCGCTCGGCGAACATCATGATGTCGAGCGGGGACCTGCGCGTGGCCCACCTCGGCCCCGCCGCCGAGTCCGGCTCGGTCAAGGAGTGGATCGACACCTACTGGTCGGGCGCCCGCGCCGACTACGCGCTCGGCTACGTCTTCACCTCCGCACGCGCCCTGACCGGTCTCGTCCGCCATCCCTCGGCCGCCTCCCTGGCCACCGTCAAGGTCCGCGGAGCCGCCCCGGAGGGCGTGACCGGAACCGGGTTCGTCGACATCCAGCCCAGCGCCGGCCCCACCGTCGGCCTCGTCCAGCCCCTCCCTCTGCCCGGTACCGCGACCTTCCTCGTCACCCCGGAACGCGGCCTCTGGGACCTCGGTTACACCGGTCCCGCGGCCCCCGAGACCCCGCCCAACCGCTACGCCGCCAACGGAATCGCGGTACGCGCGGGTGCCACCACCACCCACACCTTCGACAACGCCGTCTTCGGCCCCGCCCTCGACACGGCACCCGGCGCCCGCCCCGCGGGCGTGCGCGACGGCGACAGCCTCGCACTCGACATCCCGCTCCTCGCCGACGGCGACGGTCACGTGCCCACCGCCCCGCGCTTCCACAGCGCCACCACCACACTCCACCGGGACGGCCTCCTGATCGGCACCAGTCAGGGCGACCCCGGCCGCGCCACCTTCACCACCACTCCCGGGCGGGCCTCGTACCGCCTGACCGCCACCGCGACCCGGGGCGACGGCACCCCGGCGAGCGGACGCGTCACCGCCGCCTGGACGTTCACCTCGGCCGCCGCGTCCCGCCCCGCCGCGCTGCCGCTCAGCACCGTCCGCTTCGCCCCGGCGCTCGACCTCGACGGCACCGCGCCGGCGGGGACCCTGGTCCGCGTACCGGTCACCGTCCAGGGCGCGGCCGTCGAGACCGGAATCCGTTCCCTCACCGTGTCGATGTCGACCGACAACGGCACCACGTGGACCCGCGTCCCGGTCGTCAACGACGAGGCGGGCTTCCGCACCCCCGGCCCCGGCCGGTCCGTCTCGCTCCGCGCCGAACTCACCGACACCCAGGGCAACACCCTCACCCAGACCCTGACGAACGCCTACCGGACCCGATGA
- a CDS encoding RNA polymerase sigma factor: MRDRFRAGDPSALGEAYDEHARVLYHYAFRVCGDRAAAEDVVSAAFLEAWRCRGMVHAEGGSLRPWLLGIATNIMRGAAREARRRDAALARMPERGVLPDFADDVLARMTDGEQIRAARAALGKLRRREREVFTLVVWAGLDYAAAGEALGIPVGTVRSRLSRARERLRKLADAELRAARREERAAAVAVRSRTNAAPAPEPVSRALSAPSDVRPALVPRSIPENQA; encoded by the coding sequence ATGAGAGATCGTTTCCGCGCCGGGGACCCCTCCGCGCTCGGCGAGGCGTACGACGAGCACGCACGCGTGCTGTACCACTACGCCTTCCGGGTGTGCGGGGACCGGGCGGCGGCCGAGGATGTCGTCTCCGCCGCGTTCCTGGAGGCCTGGCGCTGTCGCGGGATGGTGCACGCCGAGGGCGGAAGTCTGCGCCCGTGGCTGCTCGGCATCGCGACCAACATCATGCGGGGTGCCGCCCGCGAGGCGCGGCGGCGGGACGCGGCGCTCGCCCGGATGCCGGAGCGCGGGGTGCTGCCGGACTTCGCCGACGACGTCCTCGCCCGGATGACCGACGGAGAGCAGATCCGGGCCGCGCGCGCCGCTCTCGGCAAGCTCCGGCGGCGTGAGCGGGAGGTCTTCACGCTGGTCGTGTGGGCCGGGCTCGACTACGCGGCTGCCGGGGAGGCGTTGGGGATCCCGGTCGGGACGGTTCGTTCACGGCTGTCCCGGGCGCGTGAACGGCTCCGGAAGCTCGCCGATGCCGAACTGCGGGCGGCCCGCCGGGAGGAGCGGGCCGCGGCCGTCGCCGTTCGGTCCCGTACCAACGCCGCACCCGCCCCGGAACCCGTGAGCAGAGCCCTTTCCGCCCCGTCCGACGTCCGTCCTGCCCTCGTGCCCCGATCGATCCCGGAGAACCAGGCATGA
- the ptsP gene encoding phosphoenolpyruvate--protein phosphotransferase: METTLRGVGVSHGVAIGEVRHMGTAVLEPPAKQIPADEAEREQGRARQAVEAVAADLNARGNLAGGEAQHVLEAQAMIAQDPELIADVDRRIAVGSTAERGIYDAFSHYRELLAGAGEYMAGRVADLDDVRNRIVARLLGVPMPGVPDSDEPYVLIARDLAPADTALLDPTLVLGFVTEEGGPTSHSAILARALGVPAIVALPGAGEIAEGTLIAVDGSTGELFVDPSEEKKAELTKAAAARKAALATSSGPGATSDGHKVPLLANVGGPADVPAAVEAGAEGVGLFRTEFLFLDDSKKAPSEEKQIEAYRAVLEAFPEGRVVVRVLDAGADKPLDFLTPVDEPNPALGVRGLRSLLDHPEVLRTQLTALAKAAEGLPVYLEVMAPMVADRTDAKAFADACREAGLRAKFGAMVEIPSAALRARSILQEVEFLSLGTNDLAQYTFAADRQVGAVSRLQDPWQPALLDLVALSAEAAKAEGKSCGVCGEAAADPLLACVLTGLGVTSLSMGAASIPYVRATLAKYTLAQCERAAAAARAADTAHEARVAAQAVLSGE; encoded by the coding sequence ATGGAGACAACGCTGCGAGGCGTCGGCGTCAGCCACGGTGTGGCGATCGGCGAGGTCCGGCACATGGGCACGGCGGTTCTCGAACCGCCGGCCAAGCAGATCCCGGCGGACGAGGCGGAGCGCGAACAGGGGCGCGCCCGTCAGGCCGTCGAGGCTGTCGCCGCCGACCTCAATGCACGCGGCAACCTGGCCGGCGGTGAGGCTCAGCACGTGCTGGAGGCCCAGGCGATGATCGCCCAGGACCCGGAGCTCATCGCCGATGTGGACCGCAGGATCGCCGTGGGCAGCACGGCGGAGCGCGGTATCTACGACGCCTTCTCGCACTATCGCGAGCTGCTCGCCGGTGCCGGTGAGTACATGGCCGGGCGGGTCGCCGACCTCGACGACGTGCGGAACCGGATCGTGGCGCGGCTGCTCGGTGTGCCGATGCCGGGCGTTCCGGACAGTGACGAGCCGTACGTGCTGATCGCGCGGGACCTGGCGCCGGCCGACACGGCGCTGCTGGACCCGACGCTCGTGCTCGGGTTCGTGACCGAGGAGGGTGGGCCGACCAGCCACAGCGCGATTCTGGCGCGGGCGCTGGGAGTGCCGGCCATCGTCGCGCTGCCGGGCGCGGGCGAGATCGCGGAGGGCACGCTCATCGCGGTCGACGGTTCGACCGGTGAGCTCTTCGTGGACCCGAGCGAGGAGAAGAAGGCGGAGCTGACCAAGGCCGCCGCCGCTCGTAAGGCCGCGCTGGCGACGTCCAGCGGTCCGGGTGCCACTTCGGACGGGCACAAGGTGCCGCTGCTCGCCAACGTCGGCGGTCCGGCGGACGTGCCGGCCGCGGTGGAGGCCGGTGCCGAGGGTGTCGGTCTGTTCCGTACGGAGTTCCTCTTCCTGGACGACAGCAAGAAGGCTCCGTCCGAGGAGAAGCAGATCGAGGCCTACCGCGCGGTGCTGGAGGCCTTCCCCGAGGGCCGGGTGGTCGTGCGGGTGCTGGACGCCGGTGCCGACAAGCCGCTGGACTTCCTGACGCCGGTGGACGAGCCGAACCCGGCGCTCGGTGTGCGGGGTCTGCGGTCGCTGCTCGACCATCCCGAGGTGCTGCGGACGCAGCTGACCGCGCTGGCGAAGGCCGCCGAGGGTCTGCCGGTGTACCTCGAGGTCATGGCGCCGATGGTGGCGGACCGTACGGACGCGAAGGCCTTCGCCGACGCGTGCCGTGAGGCGGGGCTGCGGGCGAAGTTCGGTGCGATGGTCGAGATTCCCTCGGCCGCGCTGCGGGCACGCTCGATCCTCCAGGAGGTCGAGTTCCTGTCGCTGGGCACCAACGACCTGGCGCAGTACACCTTCGCGGCCGACCGTCAGGTCGGTGCGGTGTCGCGGCTGCAGGACCCGTGGCAGCCGGCGCTGCTCGACCTGGTGGCGCTGTCCGCCGAGGCGGCCAAGGCCGAGGGCAAGAGCTGCGGTGTCTGTGGTGAGGCTGCCGCCGACCCGCTGCTCGCCTGTGTGCTGACGGGTCTGGGTGTCACCTCCCTTTCCATGGGTGCCGCCTCGATTCCGTATGTGCGGGCGACGCTGGCCAAGTACACGCTGGCTCAGTGCGAGCGGGCCGCTGCCGCGGCGCGTGCGGCGGACACGGCGCACGAGGCGCGTGTGGCCGCTCAGGCGGTGCTGTCCGGGGAGTGA
- a CDS encoding MFS transporter has product MSRSTHSTRTGLKDRIPGGRDGRRMLVIGFIDKCGTGLWSTAMALYFTYVTGLGLGEVGLLIAVSGAAGIAGAPLGGRLADRFPLVRVIICTQLLRAAALLALLTTDDYLLLVLFSAVGALPDRATNVLTKLYAARVAGPDRVRYQAINRTTSNIGWTLGGLGAAAALAVGSTTAFHLLLIGDALSYLVMAALTLRCAEPPAPAASRIAAASTDATPTTKPSNPWRDRGFLGFTAADSVFFLHDSILQVALPLWIVHATDAPVGLAPLLMVANSALVVIFQVPLSRFGSSTEAARRLLAPLAALFAVGTLALAVSALGGRTLSITALITAAVALTFAEMIHTIASWEISVALAPDDAQGAYLGVHGLAQSTQRFVGPLLMTGLVSAGPLAWPVLGAALVGTTAAQNRLVRRRLPQASLSVAKVTVSEH; this is encoded by the coding sequence TTGAGCCGCTCCACCCACTCCACCCGAACAGGCCTCAAGGACCGCATCCCCGGCGGCCGGGACGGCCGCCGCATGCTCGTCATCGGCTTCATCGACAAGTGCGGCACCGGACTCTGGTCCACGGCCATGGCCCTCTACTTCACCTACGTCACCGGCCTCGGCCTCGGCGAAGTCGGCCTCCTCATCGCCGTCTCGGGCGCCGCCGGCATCGCGGGCGCCCCCCTCGGCGGCCGCCTCGCCGACCGCTTCCCCCTCGTCCGCGTCATCATCTGCACCCAACTGCTGCGCGCCGCGGCCCTCCTGGCCCTCCTCACCACCGACGACTACCTGCTGCTCGTCCTCTTCTCCGCCGTCGGCGCACTGCCCGACCGCGCCACCAACGTCCTCACCAAGCTCTACGCCGCCCGGGTCGCCGGCCCCGACCGCGTCCGCTACCAGGCCATCAACCGCACCACCTCCAACATCGGCTGGACCCTCGGCGGCCTCGGCGCCGCGGCCGCCCTGGCCGTCGGCAGCACCACCGCCTTCCACCTCCTCCTCATCGGCGACGCCCTCTCGTACCTCGTGATGGCGGCCCTCACCCTCCGCTGCGCCGAACCCCCCGCCCCCGCCGCCTCCCGGATCGCCGCCGCGTCCACCGACGCCACCCCCACGACCAAGCCCTCCAACCCCTGGCGCGACCGGGGCTTCCTCGGCTTCACCGCGGCGGACTCGGTCTTCTTCCTCCACGACTCGATCCTCCAGGTCGCCCTGCCGCTCTGGATCGTCCACGCCACCGACGCCCCCGTCGGCCTCGCCCCGCTCCTGATGGTCGCCAACAGCGCCCTCGTCGTGATCTTCCAGGTCCCCCTCTCGCGCTTCGGCTCCTCCACCGAAGCCGCCCGCCGCCTGCTCGCCCCCCTCGCCGCGCTCTTCGCCGTCGGCACGCTCGCCCTCGCCGTCTCCGCCCTCGGCGGCCGGACCCTCTCCATCACCGCCCTGATCACCGCCGCCGTCGCCCTCACCTTCGCCGAGATGATCCACACCATCGCGTCCTGGGAGATCTCCGTCGCCCTCGCCCCCGACGACGCCCAGGGCGCCTACCTCGGAGTCCACGGCCTCGCCCAGTCCACCCAGCGCTTCGTCGGCCCCCTCCTCATGACCGGCCTCGTCTCCGCGGGCCCCCTGGCCTGGCCCGTCCTCGGCGCCGCCCTCGTCGGCACCACCGCCGCCCAGAACCGCCTCGTCCGCCGACGCCTCCCCCAAGCGTCACTGTCAGTGGCGAAGGTTACGGTGAGTGAGCACTGA
- a CDS encoding mannose-1-phosphate guanyltransferase has product MKAVVMAGGEGTRLRPMTSSMPKPLLPVVNRPIMEHVLRLLKRHGLNETVVTVQFLASLVRNYFGDGEELGMELTYANEEKPLGTAGSVKNAEEALKDDAFLVISGDALTDFDLTDLIAFHKEKGALVTVCLTRVPNPLEFGITIVDEEGQVERFLEKPTWGQVFSDTVNTGIYVMEPEVFDYVEADVPVDWSGDVFPQLMKEGKPIYGYVAEGYWEDVGTHESYVKAQADVLEGKVQVDIDGFEISPGVWVAEGAEVHHDAVLRGPLYIGDYAKVEAGAEIREHTVIGSNVVVKSGAFLHKAVVHDNVYIGPQSNLRGCVIGKNTDIMRAARIEDGAVIGDECLVGEESIVQGNVRVYPFKTIEAGAFVNTSVIWESRGQAHLFGARGVSGILNVEITPELAVRLAGAYATTLKKGATVTTARDHSRGARALKRAVISALQASAINVRDLENVPLPVARQQTARGSAGGIMVRTSPGVPDSVDIMFFDERGADLSQGGQRKLDRVFARQEYRRAFPGEIGDLSFPASVFDSYTGSLLRNVDTSGIAEAGLKVVVDASNGSAGLVLPSLLGRLQVDSLTINPGLDESRPTESAESRRAGLVRLGEIVASARAAFGVRFDPVGERLSLVDERGRIIEDDRALLVMLDLVAAERRSGRVALPVTTTRIAEQVAAYHGTQVEWTTTSPDDLTRVGREESTIFGGDGRGGFIVPEFSSVFDGAAAFVRLIGLVARTQLTLSQIDARIPRAHVLKKDIATPWAVKGLVMRRVVEAAGSRSVDTTDGVRVVEADGRWVMVLPDPAEAVTHLWAEGPDDASAQALLDEWAAVVDSAGS; this is encoded by the coding sequence ATGAAGGCCGTCGTGATGGCCGGTGGCGAAGGAACCCGCCTTCGCCCCATGACCTCGAGCATGCCCAAGCCTCTACTGCCGGTGGTGAACCGGCCGATCATGGAGCACGTCCTACGACTGCTCAAGAGGCACGGTCTCAACGAGACCGTCGTCACCGTGCAGTTTCTCGCCTCACTCGTCAGGAACTACTTCGGCGACGGCGAGGAGCTCGGGATGGAGCTCACGTATGCCAACGAGGAGAAGCCACTCGGTACAGCGGGAAGTGTGAAGAACGCCGAGGAAGCGTTGAAGGACGACGCCTTTCTCGTGATCTCAGGAGACGCACTCACCGATTTCGATCTCACCGATCTCATCGCCTTCCACAAGGAGAAGGGCGCCCTCGTCACGGTCTGTCTCACCCGGGTGCCGAATCCGCTGGAATTCGGAATCACGATCGTCGACGAAGAAGGACAGGTCGAGCGCTTCCTGGAGAAGCCGACCTGGGGTCAGGTCTTCTCCGACACCGTGAACACGGGCATCTATGTGATGGAGCCCGAGGTATTCGACTACGTCGAGGCCGACGTTCCGGTCGACTGGTCGGGTGATGTCTTTCCTCAGTTGATGAAGGAGGGCAAGCCGATCTACGGCTATGTCGCCGAGGGCTACTGGGAGGACGTCGGCACCCACGAGAGTTACGTGAAGGCCCAGGCGGACGTCCTGGAGGGCAAGGTCCAGGTCGACATCGACGGCTTCGAGATCTCGCCCGGCGTGTGGGTCGCCGAAGGCGCCGAGGTACACCACGACGCCGTGCTGCGGGGGCCGCTCTACATCGGTGACTACGCCAAGGTCGAGGCCGGCGCCGAGATCCGTGAGCACACCGTCATCGGCTCGAACGTCGTCGTGAAGAGCGGTGCCTTCCTCCACAAGGCCGTCGTCCACGACAACGTCTACATCGGGCCGCAGAGCAACCTGCGTGGCTGTGTGATCGGCAAGAACACCGACATCATGCGGGCCGCCCGGATCGAGGACGGAGCCGTCATCGGGGACGAGTGCCTGGTCGGTGAGGAATCGATCGTGCAGGGCAACGTCCGGGTCTATCCGTTCAAGACGATCGAGGCCGGCGCCTTCGTCAACACCTCGGTCATCTGGGAGTCCCGTGGCCAGGCCCATCTCTTCGGGGCGCGCGGGGTCTCCGGCATCCTCAACGTGGAGATCACCCCTGAGCTGGCCGTCCGGCTGGCGGGGGCGTACGCCACGACCCTGAAGAAGGGCGCGACCGTCACCACGGCGCGTGACCACTCCCGGGGTGCGCGGGCGCTGAAACGGGCGGTGATCTCGGCGCTGCAGGCCAGCGCCATCAACGTAAGGGACCTGGAGAACGTACCGCTGCCGGTCGCGCGACAGCAGACCGCGCGGGGAAGCGCCGGCGGCATCATGGTGCGGACCTCGCCAGGGGTGCCCGACTCCGTGGACATCATGTTCTTCGACGAACGCGGGGCGGACCTCTCGCAGGGCGGGCAACGCAAGCTCGACCGGGTGTTCGCGCGACAGGAGTACCGGCGGGCCTTCCCCGGCGAGATCGGGGACCTCTCCTTCCCGGCGAGCGTCTTCGACTCGTACACCGGCTCGCTGCTGAGGAACGTCGACACCTCCGGGATCGCGGAAGCGGGCCTGAAGGTGGTCGTGGACGCGTCCAACGGCAGTGCGGGGCTCGTCCTGCCCAGCCTCCTCGGGCGGCTCCAGGTCGACTCGCTGACGATCAACCCCGGGCTCGACGAGTCCAGACCCACCGAGTCGGCCGAGAGCCGGCGGGCCGGGCTCGTACGGCTCGGGGAGATCGTGGCATCGGCGCGGGCCGCGTTCGGAGTGCGGTTCGACCCCGTCGGCGAACGGCTCTCGCTCGTGGACGAGCGAGGGCGGATCATCGAGGACGACCGCGCGCTCCTGGTGATGCTCGACCTGGTGGCCGCCGAGCGGCGGTCCGGGCGGGTCGCGCTGCCGGTCACCACGACCCGTATCGCCGAGCAGGTCGCCGCGTACCACGGCACGCAGGTGGAGTGGACGACGACCTCGCCGGACGACCTCACGAGGGTCGGGCGCGAGGAGTCGACGATCTTCGGCGGCGACGGGCGCGGCGGGTTCATCGTGCCCGAGTTCAGCAGTGTCTTCGACGGCGCGGCCGCCTTCGTGCGGCTGATCGGTCTCGTCGCGCGGACACAGCTCACGCTGAGCCAGATCGACGCGCGGATTCCGCGGGCGCACGTCCTCAAGAAGGACATCGCGACGCCGTGGGCCGTGAAGGGTCTGGTGATGCGCCGGGTGGTGGAGGCGGCGGGGAGCCGCTCCGTGGACACCACCGACGGCGTGCGGGTGGTCGAGGCCGACGGGCGGTGGGTGATGGTGCTGCCAGACCCCGCCGAGGCCGTCACCCATCTGTGGGCCGAGGGTCCCGACGACGCCTCCGCGCAGGCCCTGCTCGACGAGTGGGCCGCGGTGGTCGACAGCGCAGGTAGCTGA
- a CDS encoding CDP-alcohol phosphatidyltransferase family protein: MEVQETRVQTDRVLTIPNILSMARLAGVPLFLWLILRPEFGGPNSDGWALLVLMLSGISDYLDGKLARRWNQISNLGRLLDPAADRLYILSTLVGLTWREILPWWLTAALLAREAMLLVMVAILRRHGYPPPQVNFLGKAATFNLMYAFPLLLLSDGTGWLSSLAEVFGWAFAGWGTTLYWWAGILYVVQVRRLVKADTAAD; the protein is encoded by the coding sequence GTGGAGGTCCAGGAGACTCGCGTTCAGACCGACCGGGTCCTCACCATCCCCAACATTCTCAGCATGGCGCGTCTTGCCGGCGTGCCGCTGTTTCTGTGGCTGATTCTCCGTCCGGAGTTCGGCGGGCCCAACAGTGACGGCTGGGCGCTTCTCGTTCTGATGCTCAGCGGCATCAGCGACTATCTCGACGGCAAACTCGCCCGGCGCTGGAACCAGATCAGCAACCTCGGCCGGCTGCTCGATCCCGCCGCCGACCGGTTGTACATCCTGTCCACGCTCGTGGGTCTCACCTGGCGCGAGATCCTGCCGTGGTGGCTCACCGCCGCGCTGCTGGCGCGCGAGGCCATGCTGCTGGTCATGGTGGCAATCCTTCGCCGACACGGCTACCCGCCGCCGCAGGTGAACTTCCTCGGCAAAGCTGCGACATTCAACTTGATGTACGCGTTCCCGTTGCTGCTTCTCAGTGACGGAACGGGCTGGCTTTCGTCACTCGCTGAAGTTTTCGGGTGGGCCTTCGCCGGATGGGGTACAACTCTGTATTGGTGGGCAGGGATCCTCTACGTGGTCCAGGTCCGTCGACTTGTGAAGGCGGATACCGCGGCCGATTGA